The Bombus pascuorum chromosome 12, iyBomPasc1.1, whole genome shotgun sequence genome contains the following window.
ACACGGATAAATGTTCTTGTTGTCAAGACTACAATGCGAATTTATTTTGTGCGGTAGCGATGTTGCACGCGTTACAAATCTTGTTTCGATAATGATTTCATTCGTTAGAATCAATACAGAGAGGAGGGAGCGTAAAATTATCGTAGCGTCGTAGATTCGTAacgtttattgtataaaaCACGATAAACTTAACCGCGTATaattaaacgatcgatcgtttcgagCCAGAGGAACTTTGCCATGATCGACGAGTCGTTAAAACCAGATCGAATCGTCGTATCTTTCTTAATGCCGACATCGTGCACGGAGGTTACAAAACATTGGAAATATTTGTTCGTGAACACGTGCTAAGAGATTCGTACGATTCCAAGAAAAGGAAACATCAACGACGTGAAATTATGCAATACGATTCCGGTTTGCGACTTGCGACATACGTATCAGAAATGGAACGATTTTTCTAACCGATGAACATGTTCGTAGGAGAGAAGTTCGAGGATTCCAATCAGGTTAAGATAACCGGTTGCGACGTGCCACCGTGCAAACTGAAGCGCAGGACGAAGGCAGCGGTCGAACAAAAGTTTGTACCCAGCGAGGATGTCGAGAATGTAGTAAACTCAGTGAGCGCCGCCGTTGTCGGAGTACCGTTGCCGTTCATCGGCGTGGATGGGACGAGTGCATGCGACAACATTTTCAAAGTAGATGGAACTCCAGCGGGATGCTCGCTGAAGAAAGGCGTTGAATATATCTACAAGCGAGAGTTTCCcgttttgcaaatttatcCAACGGTAAGCGCTGACGTAAATTTCCTCTAAGAATTCATATGCTGCTCGTTAATCGAGCAGATTAAGCATTATCATAACCAGTAGGCCGATCTAATAACAGTCGATATCGTGCTCGAGTCAAGTCAGAGACGATTTCGTAATCtacataaaaatagtaaactttattttcttgttccACGCATACGATCACGTATTGAAAGGCATACGATGTTTCGCAGATTTCT
Protein-coding sequences here:
- the LOC132913067 gene encoding ecdysteroid-regulated 16 kDa protein, producing the protein MLRGIILVFVALFVVASATEVNHCGTGEKFEDSNQVKITGCDVPPCKLKRRTKAAVEQKFVPSEDVENVVNSVSAAVVGVPLPFIGVDGTSACDNIFKVDGTPAGCSLKKGVEYIYKREFPVLQIYPTISMVIHYALKDGNRTVACFEVPAKITNN